In Brassica rapa cultivar Chiifu-401-42 chromosome A06, CAAS_Brap_v3.01, whole genome shotgun sequence, a single window of DNA contains:
- the LOC103872834 gene encoding prolyl endopeptidase has product MGSLSAFEERLQYPTARRDESIVEDYHGVRIADPYRWLEDPEAEEVKDFVEKQVNLSDSVLKTCETKEKLREKITKLIDHPRYDTPFKRGNSYFYFHNTGLQAQSVLYIQDDLDSEAEVLLDPNTLSDDGTVSLNSLAVSEDGKYMAYGLCSSGSDWVTIKVMKIEDKTVEPDTLSWVKFSGITWTHDGLGFFYSRYPAPQEGEKIDAGTETNSNLYHELYYHFLGTDQSEDVLCWRDQDNPKHMFGSKVTDDGKYLIMTIEEGCDPVNKVYHCDLSSLPKGLEGYRGSKSLLPFIKLIDTFEAQYIAIGNDETLFTFFTNKDAPKYKLVRVDLKEPSTWTDVIPEHEKDVLSTACVVNGNQLVVSYMSDVKHILQIRDLKYGSLLHTLPVDIGSVGGVFARRKDTTFFFRFTSFLTPGVIYKCDLSNESPLVTVFREIDVPGFDRTAFQVTQVFYPSKDGTKIPMFIVARKEIELDGSHPCLLYAYGGFSASMTPFFSATRIVLSRHLGAVFCFANIRGGGEYGEEWHKAGALGNKQNCFDDFIAGAEYLVSAGYTQPRKLCIEGSSNGGILIGACINQRPDLFGCALAHVGVMDMLRFHKFTIGHAWTSEFGCSDKEEEFHWLIKYSPLHNVKRPWEQKRDGFFQYPSTMLLTADHDDRVVPLHTFKLLATMQYELGLSLENSPQTNPIIARIEVKAGHGAGRPTQKIIDEAADRYGFMAKMVDATWLD; this is encoded by the exons ATGGGATCTCTCTCGGCGTTTGAGGAGCGGCTGCAGTACCCGACGGCAAGGCGGGATGAGTCCATTGTTGAAGATTATCACGGCGTTAGAATCGCCGATCCTTACCGTTG GTTGGAAGATCCAGAAGCAGAGGAAGTGAAAGACTTTGTAGAGAAGCAAGTGAACTTATCAGATTCAGTGTTGAAAACTTGTGAAACAAAGGAAAAGCTTCGTGAGAAAATCACGAAGCTCATTGATCATCCTCGCTATGATACTCCCTTCAAGCGAGGAAACAGTTACTTTTACTTCCATAACACTGGTCTTCAAGCTCAGAGTGTGCTTTATATCCAG GATGATTTGGATTCTGAAGCAGAGGTTTTGCTTGACCCCAATACACTTAGTGATGATGGAACAGTTTCTTTAAACTCTTTAGCTGTGAGTGAGGATGGTAAGTATATGGCTTATGGACTTTGCTCAAGTGGTAGTGATTGGGTTACTATTAAAGTGATGAAGATTGAAGATAAGACAGTGGAGCCTGATACTTTATCTTGG GTTAAGTTTAGTGGAATCACATGGACACATGATGGTCTAGGGTTTTTCTACAGTCGTTATCCAGCTCCACA AGAGGGAGAGAAGATTGATGCTGGCACAGAGACTAACTCTAACCTTTACCATGAGCTGTACTACCATTTCCTAGGGACCGATCAATCTGAAGATGTTTTATGTTGGAGAGACCAAGACAATCCCAAACATATGTTTGGTTCTAAAGTCACTGATGATGGCAAG TACTTAATCATGACCATTGAAGAAGGGTGTGACCCTGTAAACAAAGTCTATCACTGTGATCTCTCATCACTTCCTAAAGGTCTAGAAGGTTATAGAGGAAGCAAATCTCTACTTCCATTTATAAAGCTCATCGACACATTTGAAGCACAGTACATTGCTATAGGAAACGACGAGACACTGTTTACTTTCTTTACAAACAAAGATGCACCAAAGTACAAGTTAGTTAGGGTTGATCTAAAGGAACCGAGCACTTGGACTGATGTTATACCCGAGCACGAGAAAGATGTCCTTTCAACTGCTTGTGTAGTTAACGGAAACCAGCTTGTGGTTAGCTACATGAGCGATGTAAAACACATCTTGCAGATTAGAGACTTGAAGTACGGTTCCTTGCTGCACACGTTACCTGTAGATATTGGTTCAGTGGGTGGAGTTTTTGCTAGGCGTAAAGACACAACCTTCTTCTTTAGGTTCACAAGCTTCCTTACTCCTGGTGTGATCTACAAATGTGACTTATCTAATGAATCTCCACTAGTTACAGTCTTCCGTGAAATCGATGTACCTGGATTCGATAGAACAGCATTTCAAGTCACTCAG GTATTTTATCCGAGTAAGGATGGAACAAAGATACCAATGTTCATAGTGGCTAGAAAAGAGATAGAGCTAGATGGATCACACCCTTGTTTGCTCTATGCGTATGGTGGGTTTAGCGCAAGCATGACGCCTTTTTTCAGTGCAACACGTATTGTGCTTAGTAGACATCTTGGTGCTGTGTTCTGTTTTGCAAACATTCGTGGTGGTGGTGAGTATGGTGAGGAATGGCACAAAGCTGGCGCGCTTGGAAATAAACAGAACTGCTTCGATGATTTTATTGCTGGAGCAGAGTATTTGGTCTCTGCTGGTTATACACAACCGAGGAAGCTTTGTATTGAAGGGAGTAGTAACGGTGGGATACTAATTGGGGCTTGCATTAATCAG AGACCGGATCTGTTTGGGTGTGCTTTGGCTCATGTTGGAGTCATGGACATGCTAAGGTTTCACAAGTTTACTATAGGACATGCTTGGACTTCTGAGTTTGGTTGTTCCGACAAGGAAGAGGAGTTCCATTGGTTGATTAA GTATTCGCCTCTGCATAATGTGAAGAGGCCATGGGAACAGAAGAGGGATGGGTTTTTTCAGTATCCATCAACGATGTTGTTAACTGCTGATCATGATGATAGAGTCGTCCCACTTCATACATTCAAGTTGCTTGCG ACAATGCAATATGAATTAGGGTTGAGTTTAGAGAATAGTCCACAGACAAACCCTATTATTGCTCGTATTGAAGTTAAAGCCGGGCATGGAGCAGGACGTCCAACACAAAAGATT ATTGACGAGGCGGCTGATAGGTATGGGTTTATGGCAAAGATGGTAGATGCTACATGGCTTGACTGA
- the LOC103872835 gene encoding putative tRNA pseudouridine synthase Pus10: MADETKPASGDSAGLSNGLVSHGDHKSRRVYQAARSLHSGAVKDLLSLGVCERCVFRLVSVEAFDSDLSSVSASTLRSWLESGDEEAASSEESSCCIVCLGVLQFVFSDAKQTLLRSECGSDYAARVTDLVKQEGHEFDSFGLEVSVPATILENERAVLLYLKGKYNSESWLQSEKISVKDALKVLVLDPLKVSLGAKSDSSSFQIRLTYSKASDEAQGASETTRERKKRKTDEENGSTSMSENSFEKVYEPCILSVHCNKMPIFFSGRYFKYSRNVSQTRWIIDDERMGEASVEELIGENILPACLGDSYKFHAAGREDIDVRMLGSGRPFLIEVQNSRKCPSQQSLTEIEEKINKSEKKLVGVKDLKFIGSQCWAMMREGEAEKQKQYAAIVWIARPVEEKDIDSISSLKELKILQKTPVRVLHRRSPLERERTIHWMKVEKIKGSSHYFLLHLCTQAGTYIKEFVHGDLGRTTPSMGSILGCRAEIIQLDVTDVKMGDS, translated from the exons atggCCGACGAAACAAAACCCGCGTCCGGCGACTCAGCCGGTTTGTCCAACGGCCTCGTAAGCCACGGTGACCACAAGTCAAGACGCGTGTACCAAGCAGCTCGATCACTGCATTCCGGTGCTGTGAAAGATCTGCTATCTCTCGGG GTATGCGAGAGATGTGTATTCCGATTGGTGTCCGTCGAGGCTTTTGATTCCGATTTGTCGTCAGTCTCGGCGTCTACTCTGCGGAGCTGGCTAGAATCCGGCGATGAGGAAGCTGCCTCATCGGAAGAGTCTAGCTGCTGCATTGTGTGTTTAGGTGTATTGCAGTTTGTTTTCTCCGATGCCAAGCAAACGCTGCTGAGATCGGAGTGTGGTAGTGATTACGCCGCAAGGGTAACGGACTTGGTGAAGCAGGAAGGTCATGAGTTCGATAGCTTTGGTTTAGAAGTCTCTGTGCCAGCAACTATCCTGGAGAATGAGCGTGCAGTCTT GTTATACCTTAAAGGAAAGTATAACAGTGAAAGTTGGCTGCAGAGCGAAAAGATTTCTGTAAAAGATGCCTTGAAAGTTTTGGTCTTGGATCCTCTTAAAGTATCGTTG GGAGCTAAATCAGACTCAAGCTCTTTTCAGATCCGTTTGACTTACTCTAAGGCATCAGATGAGGCTCAAGGTGCGTCTGAAACAACACGtgaaagaaagaagaggaaaaCAG ACGAAGAGAATGGATCAACCTCTATGTCCGAGAATTCATTTGAAAAG GTTTATGAACCATGCATCTTGTCAGTTCATTGCAACAAAATGCCTATCTTCTTTAGTGGCAGATACTTCAAA TACTCTAGAAATGTAAGTCAAACACGATGGATTATTGATGATGAAAGAATGGGTGAAGCGTCTGTTGAG gAGTTAATTGGTGAAAATATTCTTCCAGCATGCCTTGGGGATTCCTACAAGTTCCATGCTGCTGGCAGAGAAGATATTGAT GTACGCATGTTGGGCTCAGGTAGACCTTTCTTGATCGAAGTTCAGAATTCCCGCAAATGCCCATCTCAGCAATCATTGACGGAAATTGAAGAGAAGATAAACAAGTCAGAGAAAAAACTA GTCGGAGTTAAAGACCTTAAATTCATAGGAAGTCAGTGTTGGGCAATGATGCGTGAAGGAGAAGCAGAGAAACAG AAGCAATATGCTGCAATTGTATGGATTGCTCGTCCAGTTGAAGAGAAAGATATCGACTCAATTTCTTCTCTGAAAGAATTG AAAATTTTGCAGAAGACACCGGTAAGAGTGCTTCACCGCCGAAGTCCATTGGAACGTGAAAGGACTATACACTG GATGAAAGTCGAAAAGATTAAAGGAAGCTCTCACTACTTTCTACTGCATCTATGCACACAG GCTGGAACGTACATCAAAGAGTTTGTTCATGGAGATCTTGGTCGTACCACTCCAAG CATGGGATCAATTTTAGGGTGCAGGGCGGAGATAATACAACTTGATGTGACTGATGTCAAAATGGGCGATTCTTGA
- the LOC103872836 gene encoding L-ascorbate oxidase homolog, with protein sequence MKNTKIAAKCKIAYAFVIGLSLLIATAAEDPYIFYEWHVTYGTISPMGVQQQGILINKMFPGPEILSVTNDNLIINVFNELDEPFLISWAGIQNRKNSFQDGVCGTTCPIPPGKNYTYALQVKDQIGSFYYFPSLGFHKAAGGFGGIRISSRPMIPVPFPPPADDYTVLIGDWYKTDHKALRAQLDNGGKLPPPDGILINGLSSGATLNIQPGNTYRLRISNVGLQNSLNFRIQNHEMTLVEVEGTHTLQNVYSSLDVHVGQSYSVLITANQPSKDYYIVVSSRLTPTVLTTTGVLHYSNSAEPVSGPIPAAPVPMSWSFNQARTIRTNLTASGPRPNPQGTYHYGMVNVTRTIKLVSSVGQIEGKQRYSVNSASFTPSDTPLKLADYFKIDGVYKPGSISDQPPYAPTFPVTSVLQADYKAFVEIVFENSEDIVQSWHFNGHSFFVVGMELGKWRPGRRKVYNLNDAVSRCTIQVYPRSWTAIYVGLDNVGMWNLRSELWERQYLGQQLYVRVYTNSTSLRDEYQIPTNALLCGRASGAHKELLLSGFEN encoded by the exons ATGAAGAACACTAAAATAGCTGCAAAGTGCAAAATCGCATATGCTTTTGTTATAGGTTTATCGCTTCTAATTGCCACAGCGGCCGAAGACCCATACATATTCTATGAGTGGCACGTCACCTATGGTACTATCTCTCCTATGGGGGTTCAACAACAG GGTATATTGATTAACAAGATGTTTCCGGGACCTGAAATACTCTCTGTCACCAATGATAATCTCATCATCAACGTATTCAACGAACTCGATGAGCCTTTTCTTATTTCATG GGCCGGGATACAAAACAGAAAGAACTCGTTCCAAGACGGAGTGTGTGGAACGACGTGCCCAATCCCGCCGGGGAAGAACTACACTTACGCTCTTCAGGTTAAGGATCAGATCGGAAGCTTCTATTACTTCCCATCGCTTGGCTTTCACAAAGCTGCAGGCGGTTTCGGAGGTATTCGTATCTCTAGCCGTCCAATGATCCCCGTTCCTTTCCCTCCTCCCGCTGATGACTACACTGTTCTCATCGGTGACTGGTACAAGACCGATCATAAG GCCTTGAGAGCGCAGCTCGATAATGGTGGAAAGCTTCCTCCACCAGATGGAATTCTCATTAATGGTCTTAGTAGTGGTGCTACACTCAACATTCAACCAG GTAATACATATAGGCTGAGAATATCAAATGTAGGATTGCAAAACTCTCTCAACTTCCGCATCCAGAACCATGAGATGACGTTGGTTGAAGTCGAAGGGACACACACTCTTCAGAATGTGTACTCATCGCTTGATGTTCACGTTGGTCAGTCTTACTCGGTCCTTATAACTGCTAACCAGCCTTCAAAAGATTACTACATTGTGGTCTCTAGTAGGTTAACCCCAACCGTCCTCACCACCACCGGTGTTCTCCACTATAGTAATTCTGCTGAACCTGTTTCTGGACCTATCCCTGCTGCACCAGTTCCGATGAGCTGGTCTTTTAACCAAGCTCGAACTATCAG GACCAACCTTACAGCGAGTGGACCAAGACCAAACCCACAAGGTACATACCACTATGGTATGGTAAATGTCACTAGAACCATCAAACTTGTTAGCTCTGTTGGACAGATCGAAGGCAAACAACGATACTCCGTGAACAGTGCATCATTTACCCCATCAGATACCCCTTTGAAACTCGCGGATTACTTCAAGATCGATGGCGTGTATAAGCCTGGAAGCATATCTGACCAGCCCCCATATGCACCAACATTCCCTGTCACATCTGTCTTGCAAGCTGATTACAAAGCCTTTGTGGAGATTGTCTTTGAGAACTCGGAAGATATTGTCCAAAGCTGGCACTTCAACGGCCACTCTTTCTTTGTTGTTGG AATGGAGTTGGGAAAGTGGAGGCCTGGCAGGAGAAAAGTATACAATCTAAACGATGCAGTCTCACGCTGCACTATTCAG GTGTATCCAAGATCATGGACTGCAATATACGTAGGTCTAGACAACGTTGGAATGTGGAACCTGAGATCGGAGTTGTGGGAAAGACAATACTTGGGACAACAGTTATACGTGCGTGTGTACACAAACTCGACTTCTCTCAGAGATGAATATCAGATCCCGACGAACGCTCTTCTATGTGGTAGGGCTAGTGGAGCCCACAAAGAACTGCTTTTGAGTGGCTTTGAAAACTGA